The following are encoded together in the Brassica napus cultivar Da-Ae chromosome A9, Da-Ae, whole genome shotgun sequence genome:
- the LOC106432973 gene encoding myrosinase-like, with protein MKLHGLALIGFLIAVVSCKAIEECRENEPFTCGNTDQLSSKSFPKDFIFGVASAAYQVEGGRGRGLNVWDGFTHRYPEKGGSDHGNGDTTCESYTRWQKDIDIIDELNATGYRFSFAWSRIIPKGKVSRGVNKGGIEYYHKLLDGLIAKNITPFVTLYHWDLPQTLQDEYEGFLNRTVIDDFRDYADLCFKEFGGKVKNWITINQLYTVPTRGYAIGTDAPGRCSPAVDERCYGGNSSTEPYIVAHNQLLAHAAAVDVYRRKYKFQKGKIGPVMITRWFLPFDETDASRDAAERMKEFFLGWFMEPLTKGRYPDIMREIVGSRLPNFTEAEAELVAGSYDFLGLNYYTTQYAQAKPNPVTWANHTAMMDPGAKLTYNNSRGENLGPLFVKDEKNGNAYYYPKGIYYVMDYFKTKYSNPLIYITENGFSTPGEENRDKAIADSKRIDYLCSHLCFLRKVIREKGVNIKGYFAWALGDNYEFCKGFTVRFGLSYVNWTDLNDRNLKDSGKWYQSFINGTNKNPAKQYFRRPNLSFQNQKKKLADA; from the exons ATGAAGCTTCATGGACTAGCCTTGATAGGTTTTCTAATTGCCGTGGTGAGTTGCAAAGCTATTGAGGAATGCCGAGAGAACGAGCCATTCACATGTGGAAACACTGATCAGTTAAGCAGTAAAAGTTTCCCAAAAGACTTCATATTCGGTGTTGCTTCTGCTGCTTACCAG GTGGAAGGGGGCAGAGGACGTGGTCTTAACGTTTGGGATGGCTTCACTCACCGATACCCAG AGAAGGGAGGATCCGATCATGGGAATGGAGACACTACTTGTGAGTCATATACGAGATGGCAG AAAGATATAGACATCATAGACGAACTCAATGCTACTGGCTACAGATTCTCATTTGCCTGGTCAAGAATCATTCCAA AAGGAAAGGTGAGTAGGGGAGTGAACAAAGGAGGTATCGAATACTACCACAAACTTCTAGATGGCCTCATCGCTAAGAATATAACCCCTTTTGTTACCCTCTATCACTGGGACCTTCCTCAAACACTGCAAGATGAGTATGAAGGTTTCTTGAACCGCACCGTCAT AGATGACTTTAGAGACTATGCGGATCTATGTTTCAAGGAATTTGGTGGAAAGGTGAAGAACTGGATCACGATCAACCAGCTGTACACAGTGCCTACGAGAGGCTATGCAATCGGAACAGATGCACCCGGTCGATGTTCTCCGGCGGTTGATGAGAGATGTTACGGCGGGAATTCTTCAACAGAACCATATATAGTTGCACATAACCAGCTTCTTGCTCATGCTGCGGCGGTCGATGTTTACAGGAGAAAATATAAG TTCCAAAAAGGGAAGATCGGACCAGTGATGATAACCAGATGGTTTCTTCCATTTGATGAGACTGATGCCAGCAGAGATGCAGCTGAGAGGATGAAAGAATTCTTCTTGGGATG GTTCATGGAGCCGCTAACAAAGGGTAGATACCCAGACATCATGAGGGAAATTGTGGGTAGTCGGCTTCCCAATTTCACGGAAGCAGAAGCGGAACTCGTTGCGGGTTCATATGATTTTCTTGGTCTCAACTACTACACCACTCAGTACGCCCAGGCAAAACCTAACCCAGTTACATGGGCAAATCACACTGCCATGATGGACCCAGGCGCAAAGCTCACAT ATAACAATTCACGTGGTGAAAATCTTGGTCCACTG TTCGTTAAAGACGAAAAAAACGGGAATGCCTATTACTACCCAAAAGGCATCTATTACGTTATGGACTACTTCAAAACCAAATACAGTAACCCTTTGATCTATATCACTGAGAACG GATTTAGTACTCCCGGTGAAGAAAACCGTGACAAAGCTATTGCTGATTCCAAGCGGATCGATTATCTCTGCAGTCATCTATGTTTTCTCCGCAAGGTCATCAG GGAGAAGGGTGTCAACATAAAAGGATACTTTGCATGGGCTCTTGGAGATAATTATGAATTCTGCAAAGGTTTTACCGTTAGATTCGGACTTAGTTACGTTAACTGGACAGACCTCAATGATAGAAATCTCAAAGACTCTGGCAAATGGTACCAAAGCTTTATTAACGGTACCAATAAGAACCCTGCCAAACAATATTTCCGCCGCCCAAACCTCTCCTTCcagaaccagaagaagaagctcgCAGATGCATGA